One window of the Candidatus Jettenia sp. genome contains the following:
- a CDS encoding U32 family peptidase — MIKNNSHSLSSYPQSQRKKPELLSPAGTMECFFAAVENGADAVYLGLNDFSARASAENFSIDNASKVIAYAHERHIKVYIALNTLIKTNELDKVVDYLIALEGLQPDAIILQDLGLLSLIQSQFPQFTVHASTQMAIHTIAGVKQLEKMGFKRIVLARELSMDEINHISQNTSLEIEVFIHGALCYSYSGLCFFSSMIGGRSGNRGRCAQPCRMYYKDQQNKGGYFFSMKDLLTLPHISNLIHAGVHSCKIEGRMKSPEYVAVVTHAYRQAIDGKLYDYDAAVRRIKTVFSRETTHSYLLRESDHKNGKIIRNGPVKAADMINSSYPANIGSYAGEVIQSGNGYLTIKADAEIGVRDLLQVFENDLAKPTLLPVKTIVMKGKRVFSIKAGDIAAITTEHYYRQGAKLYLLSSQKVHEMFSPKMPKKLAPSQIPADLEVRIRPDGISIQGVVQSVPYTKNYPINLEKGIHKIIQEEDIKSCFSRSGGTPFRLASMHADISEDLFVPLSILNDIRRDYLKNLSATWMKNREYRGENIKEWIKDTITKFNTSNSNISLNPPNPPFLKHSPFLPFLKGDSGGLRGIPDSATAKKAYSQSIISENGIKLSIKVDTLDYLNYIPLEKMYKIYILLTDKIFTNDNPSQSPFVKERVYEIFTKRGLPEMHDKIIFSFPVIMRDKGNASIPYEYFKKILNELISQGFRQFQISNLGAIGLFEGKDVLLYADYPLYCLNPLSAIKLKGLGFHQYTLSPEDDKDNLQKLFSSHTDIVIYQDIPLFISETCIWAHKKGTCPGKNRCNFKQVIVENEYGDKLIAMDNECKTIVIHEKPFSLIHYIPKFLEAGQTNFRVDLCYKDYTPDMIHTLFSKIQNTSKIRDSLIGNFERGLL, encoded by the coding sequence ATGATAAAGAACAATTCCCACTCCCTATCATCTTATCCACAATCTCAACGAAAAAAGCCCGAGCTATTATCTCCTGCCGGTACTATGGAATGTTTTTTTGCTGCTGTTGAGAATGGAGCCGATGCCGTTTACCTGGGTCTCAATGACTTTAGCGCCCGTGCCAGTGCAGAAAACTTTAGCATAGACAATGCCAGCAAGGTCATTGCTTATGCACATGAAAGGCATATCAAGGTTTATATAGCCCTGAATACCTTGATCAAAACCAACGAATTGGATAAGGTTGTGGATTATTTAATCGCATTGGAAGGACTGCAACCTGATGCTATCATCCTCCAGGATCTGGGACTCCTCTCTTTAATACAATCCCAATTCCCCCAATTTACCGTTCATGCCAGCACACAAATGGCCATTCATACTATTGCCGGAGTCAAACAACTGGAGAAGATGGGGTTTAAACGTATCGTCCTGGCCCGGGAATTATCAATGGATGAGATTAATCATATCTCACAAAATACCTCCTTAGAGATAGAGGTCTTTATCCACGGGGCGCTTTGTTACTCCTATTCAGGATTATGCTTCTTCAGCAGTATGATAGGTGGCCGAAGCGGAAATCGTGGGCGCTGCGCACAGCCATGCAGGATGTATTACAAGGATCAACAGAATAAAGGTGGATATTTTTTTTCTATGAAGGACCTTCTTACACTTCCTCACATAAGCAATCTGATACATGCAGGTGTCCATTCATGTAAAATTGAAGGACGTATGAAATCACCAGAATATGTTGCCGTAGTAACACATGCTTACCGACAGGCCATTGATGGTAAATTATATGACTACGATGCTGCTGTTCGTCGCATAAAAACCGTTTTTAGCCGGGAAACAACCCATTCGTATTTACTGAGAGAAAGTGATCATAAAAATGGAAAAATTATAAGGAATGGTCCGGTAAAGGCGGCAGATATGATTAACTCATCATATCCTGCAAATATCGGATCTTACGCCGGTGAAGTAATACAATCGGGAAATGGATACCTTACCATAAAAGCAGATGCGGAGATTGGTGTAAGAGATCTGTTACAGGTTTTTGAGAATGATTTGGCAAAACCGACATTGCTACCTGTTAAGACTATCGTGATGAAAGGGAAAAGGGTATTTAGTATAAAGGCAGGTGATATTGCTGCGATTACTACCGAACACTACTATAGACAAGGCGCAAAGCTCTATCTACTTTCTTCCCAAAAGGTTCATGAGATGTTTTCTCCAAAGATGCCGAAAAAACTCGCACCTTCTCAGATACCAGCCGATCTCGAAGTAAGAATAAGGCCAGATGGTATTAGCATACAAGGAGTTGTACAGAGCGTCCCGTATACTAAGAACTATCCTATAAATCTGGAGAAAGGAATCCATAAGATAATTCAAGAGGAAGATATAAAAAGCTGCTTTTCCCGTTCAGGTGGGACGCCATTTAGATTAGCCAGCATGCATGCCGATATCTCCGAGGATTTATTTGTCCCGCTCAGTATATTAAATGATATTCGAAGAGATTATCTCAAAAATTTATCAGCAACATGGATGAAGAATAGGGAGTACAGAGGTGAAAACATAAAGGAGTGGATAAAGGATACCATTACCAAATTCAATACCTCGAACAGCAATATCTCCTTAAATCCTCCCAATCCCCCTTTTCTAAAACATTCACCCTTTCTCCCTTTTCTAAAGGGGGACTCAGGGGGATTAAGAGGTATTCCCGATAGTGCTACAGCTAAAAAGGCATATTCACAAAGCATTATTTCTGAAAATGGAATAAAGCTATCTATCAAAGTTGATACCCTGGATTATTTGAACTACATACCGTTAGAAAAAATGTATAAGATATACATCTTACTAACAGATAAAATCTTCACAAACGATAATCCTTCCCAATCCCCCTTTGTAAAAGAGAGAGTTTATGAGATTTTTACGAAAAGGGGACTACCGGAAATGCATGATAAGATTATTTTTTCATTTCCTGTTATTATGAGAGATAAAGGGAATGCATCTATCCCCTATGAATATTTTAAAAAGATTCTCAATGAATTGATCTCTCAAGGATTCAGGCAATTTCAGATTTCAAACCTGGGAGCAATAGGTCTGTTTGAGGGAAAGGATGTCCTATTGTACGCCGATTATCCCTTGTATTGTCTAAATCCACTCTCTGCAATAAAACTGAAAGGATTGGGATTTCACCAATACACCTTATCACCCGAAGATGATAAAGATAATTTACAGAAGCTGTTTTCTTCCCATACAGATATAGTTATTTACCAGGATATTCCGCTCTTCATCTCCGAAACCTGCATTTGGGCACATAAGAAAGGGACTTGTCCTGGAAAAAATCGGTGTAATTTCAAGCAAGTGATTGTAGAAAATGAATATGGCGATAAACTCATAGCAATGGACAATGAATGTAAGACCATAGTCATTCATGAAAAGCCATTTTCCCTTATCCACTATATCCCAAAATTCCTTGAGGCAGGACAAACAAATTTCAGGGTTGATTTATGTTATAAGGATTATACTCCTGATATGATACATACTCTATTCTCAAAGATTCAAAACACGAGCAAAATAAGAGATTCATTGATCGGAAATTTTGAAAGAGGTTTACTATAG
- a CDS encoding MBL fold metallo-hydrolase, translating to MKLGKFEIYPVNDGYFYLDGGAVFGVVPRVLWEKMYLPDEKNRIQLALHCPLVVTKKYNILIDTGVGTRHDEKFCKIYGIDKKSNLLESLYRFGYQPRNIDLVINTHLHFDHAGGNTTFNEQGEITPTFPKAKYLIQKGEMEAALDVNERTKASYIKEDFLPIGDSKYLTLIDDEIAEIDKGISLVRIGGHTRYHQCVKMESEGKIAFFLADLIPTIAHLRYPYISAYDLFPLETLQQKKNIIKQAFDEQWLLIFQHDPKVRMGYLKKVDDRFDIEEVKIY from the coding sequence ATGAAGCTTGGCAAATTTGAAATCTATCCGGTTAATGATGGTTACTTTTATCTCGATGGTGGGGCAGTTTTTGGTGTTGTACCCCGTGTCTTATGGGAAAAGATGTATCTGCCTGATGAAAAAAACAGGATACAGCTTGCTCTCCATTGCCCTTTGGTTGTAACGAAGAAATATAATATCCTTATCGACACAGGAGTTGGAACAAGGCATGATGAAAAATTTTGCAAGATTTACGGTATTGATAAAAAATCCAACCTGCTGGAATCTTTATATCGTTTTGGATATCAACCGAGAAATATCGATCTCGTTATTAATACCCATCTCCATTTTGATCATGCCGGTGGAAATACAACCTTTAATGAACAGGGTGAAATTACTCCCACATTTCCAAAAGCGAAATATCTCATTCAAAAAGGGGAGATGGAAGCAGCCCTGGATGTCAATGAAAGGACAAAGGCAAGTTATATAAAGGAGGATTTTCTTCCTATAGGCGATTCTAAGTATCTTACCTTGATAGATGATGAGATTGCAGAAATTGATAAAGGGATTTCACTGGTAAGAATTGGGGGACATACCCGTTATCATCAATGTGTAAAAATGGAATCCGAAGGGAAGATTGCTTTCTTTCTGGCTGATCTCATTCCCACGATTGCACATCTCCGTTATCCTTATATTTCTGCATACGATTTATTTCCTTTAGAAACCCTGCAGCAGAAGAAAAACATAATAAAACAGGCATTTGATGAACAGTGGCTTCTGATCTTCCAACACGATCCTAAAGTTCGGATGGGCTATCTTAAGAAAGTGGATGATCGATTCGATATTGAAGAAGTAAAGATATATTAA
- a CDS encoding MgtC/SapB family protein, producing the protein MSHIIIENILNIIENLDASVGKLLLSAFLGGILGWERERRGRPAGLRTHILVCVGVTLMMLVSEHIFEKYRAYTVDSVIRVDPARIAAQVLTGIGFLGAGTIMKFRTSVRGLTTAASLWVVAGIGLAVGSGYYMPAMLTTVLALFSLLLLPLFDWNIKNDKYKTLRLYISGSGPLFTSITEILNRNSMQLQNYGYERDLVKNEILYNISVKFREDASVSKVSDEIIESIKEIRKFGWE; encoded by the coding sequence ATGTCTCACATTATTATAGAAAATATTTTAAATATTATAGAAAATCTTGATGCTTCTGTTGGAAAACTTCTGCTATCGGCTTTTTTGGGTGGTATCCTCGGGTGGGAAAGGGAGCGACGGGGACGTCCGGCAGGATTACGGACCCATATTCTGGTGTGCGTAGGTGTAACCTTGATGATGTTAGTCTCCGAGCATATTTTTGAAAAATACAGAGCGTATACTGTCGACTCCGTTATACGGGTTGATCCTGCCAGGATTGCTGCTCAGGTGCTAACAGGTATTGGCTTCCTGGGAGCCGGCACTATTATGAAGTTTAGAACATCGGTTAGAGGTTTAACAACGGCTGCATCCTTATGGGTTGTGGCAGGCATCGGTTTAGCAGTAGGAAGTGGTTACTATATGCCCGCTATGCTCACCACCGTTTTGGCTCTTTTTTCATTATTATTGTTGCCACTTTTCGATTGGAATATCAAGAACGATAAATACAAAACGCTTCGGCTTTATATATCAGGTTCTGGCCCGCTTTTTACATCGATTACGGAGATATTAAACAGGAACTCCATGCAATTACAAAATTACGGGTATGAGAGAGACCTTGTGAAAAATGAGATTCTCTATAATATTAGTGTGAAGTTTAGAGAAGATGCATCAGTCTCGAAGGTTTCTGATGAAATTATAGAGTCAATTAAGGAAATTCGGAAATTTGGTTGGGAATAG
- a CDS encoding tetratricopeptide repeat protein, producing the protein MIKNLVSPFRVPILMAVLVSGGVYGCSKVDMPDEVILAYQKAIHINPNLAEAHYNLGMAYNNRTMANEAIAELKKTVEIDPTCKDAFFQLGLLYMNKGLWEEAVAALQSVVQLDPNHELAYSKLGDIYRSKKMFREAVQEYKKVLDINPQDAVTHYHLGLAYVGENEKEEAICAFMAAIVINPNYTDAHFCLGQVYLDMKLLDEALSEFKKVTDINPHHALAHYHLGLTYYAKGATDNAMNAYKKSIEIDPKNPKVHYNLGIVYADERLFDNAIEEFSTVVKLDSDDAEAHYRLGKAYADKRVLAKAIASVQKAAAAHYNIQNPYSDKRALDEAIISLQKSIEVNPYDPSVYFDLGSAYSQSKVLDEAAKALEETIRIDPNFAKAHYGLGMIYKRKGMEEEAHREFSIYQKLTGQCNK; encoded by the coding sequence ATGATAAAGAATCTAGTATCGCCATTCAGGGTACCGATATTAATGGCAGTATTAGTTTCTGGAGGTGTATACGGATGTTCTAAGGTTGATATGCCCGATGAGGTTATACTCGCATACCAAAAGGCCATTCATATTAACCCCAACTTGGCTGAAGCACACTATAATCTGGGGATGGCTTATAATAATAGAACTATGGCGAATGAGGCGATTGCAGAGTTAAAGAAGACAGTCGAGATCGACCCAACCTGTAAGGATGCATTTTTCCAACTTGGTTTGCTCTATATGAATAAGGGCCTTTGGGAAGAAGCGGTAGCCGCGCTTCAATCTGTGGTGCAATTAGATCCTAATCATGAATTGGCGTATAGCAAACTAGGCGATATCTATAGATCCAAAAAGATGTTTCGTGAAGCAGTTCAGGAGTATAAAAAAGTATTAGATATTAATCCACAAGATGCCGTTACTCACTATCATCTGGGATTAGCCTATGTAGGTGAAAATGAGAAAGAAGAGGCCATCTGTGCATTTATGGCGGCTATTGTGATTAATCCTAATTATACGGATGCCCATTTTTGTCTGGGACAGGTTTACTTAGATATGAAACTGCTGGACGAGGCATTATCTGAATTTAAAAAAGTTACCGATATCAATCCTCATCATGCCCTGGCACATTATCATCTTGGCTTAACCTATTATGCGAAAGGCGCTACTGATAATGCAATGAATGCCTACAAGAAATCGATAGAAATTGACCCTAAGAATCCCAAGGTGCATTATAATCTGGGAATCGTTTATGCTGACGAGCGATTATTTGACAATGCTATTGAAGAATTTAGTACGGTGGTGAAACTTGACTCTGATGACGCAGAAGCCCATTACAGGCTTGGTAAGGCATATGCTGATAAGCGGGTGTTGGCTAAGGCTATAGCTTCAGTTCAAAAGGCAGCGGCGGCACATTACAATATCCAGAATCCTTATTCAGATAAAAGGGCTCTTGATGAAGCAATTATCTCATTACAAAAGTCTATAGAGGTAAATCCTTACGATCCATCCGTATACTTTGATCTTGGCAGTGCATACTCACAAAGCAAGGTTCTTGACGAGGCTGCGAAAGCACTCGAAGAAACGATTAGAATTGATCCCAATTTTGCAAAAGCACATTATGGTTTAGGTATGATCTACAAGCGAAAGGGCATGGAAGAAGAGGCACATCGGGAGTTTTCAATATATCAAAAATTAACAGGACAGTGTAATAAGTAA
- a CDS encoding GIY-YIG nuclease family protein yields MRDKIYAYLNIQRDGISGKELVEQVLKIKGAPANVCKKLIQIAITGDSRFAVDKQGYWRIIERKGTSFLDAEFVFLSLLSIDTVDKSRIILEISAQKIRNNKILDQLHLLVNPGSSVISTLNLPGDLAQEIKGGLTTEKAARSLFHFSGEAVLVGYNVQSSIHQLNMILSTLHEGVENASLCLKCLTKKLIPDLQVKSLDDIAAYFKTPVVDNRRTENEISLIAEIFYRYRELLRERGLNTLEEVLEFQYPDIHYVDFTKYAFDKSFLWTIPQRPGIYTMKDKDGEVIYVGKAKNLNSRVSSYFWNTADRLQKITNVLQNIYTIEYEITGSELTAMLREYRLIKQYQPKLNQQIEVHERAARYGNLKNFILILPSLAEEVFELFFIKEGCPLQRYEILKSVVNFSEIGRILDKMYYNVLSGFQYSNIEIGEIDIVLSWVEINKDQINYINMDVIPDKDTCLKLLKDYIQDEEALRKHFRFS; encoded by the coding sequence ATGCGAGATAAGATTTATGCATATCTGAACATACAAAGAGATGGTATTTCTGGTAAGGAACTTGTTGAGCAAGTTTTAAAAATTAAAGGTGCTCCGGCAAATGTTTGTAAAAAGTTAATACAAATTGCGATTACCGGCGATTCCAGATTTGCAGTCGATAAACAAGGTTATTGGAGGATTATAGAAAGAAAAGGTACTTCCTTCTTGGATGCGGAGTTTGTTTTTTTAAGCCTTTTATCAATAGATACCGTTGACAAGTCTAGAATAATTCTTGAGATTAGTGCACAAAAAATAAGGAATAATAAAATACTAGATCAGCTTCATCTTCTGGTAAATCCTGGGTCATCAGTAATATCGACTCTTAATTTGCCGGGAGATCTGGCACAGGAAATAAAAGGGGGGCTGACTACAGAAAAGGCTGCTCGTTCCCTGTTTCATTTTTCGGGAGAGGCCGTCCTTGTTGGTTATAATGTACAGTCATCCATACATCAATTAAATATGATCTTGAGTACATTGCATGAGGGTGTTGAAAATGCATCCCTATGCCTGAAGTGTTTAACAAAGAAGCTTATACCAGATCTGCAGGTGAAATCGCTCGATGATATAGCTGCCTATTTTAAAACTCCTGTAGTGGATAATCGGCGTACAGAGAATGAGATTTCCCTCATTGCTGAAATTTTTTATCGGTACAGGGAATTATTAAGAGAGCGAGGCCTCAACACGTTAGAAGAGGTATTAGAATTTCAATATCCTGACATTCATTATGTCGATTTTACCAAATATGCCTTTGATAAGAGCTTTCTCTGGACTATTCCTCAGAGGCCGGGCATTTATACGATGAAAGATAAGGATGGTGAAGTCATATATGTGGGCAAGGCGAAGAATCTAAATTCCCGCGTAAGCTCCTATTTCTGGAACACAGCAGACCGGCTACAAAAGATAACGAATGTATTACAGAATATATATACCATTGAGTATGAGATAACGGGTTCCGAACTCACTGCAATGCTCAGGGAATACAGATTGATAAAACAATATCAACCAAAGCTAAATCAGCAAATTGAGGTACATGAAAGGGCAGCCAGATATGGGAATTTAAAAAATTTTATACTCATATTACCTTCGTTGGCAGAGGAAGTCTTCGAGTTATTCTTTATCAAAGAAGGATGTCCATTACAGAGATATGAGATTTTGAAGAGTGTTGTAAACTTTTCTGAAATTGGAAGAATCTTAGATAAGATGTATTACAATGTACTATCGGGTTTTCAATATTCAAATATTGAAATAGGAGAAATAGATATTGTACTGAGTTGGGTAGAAATCAATAAAGATCAGATAAATTATATCAATATGGATGTTATTCCAGATAAAGATACCTGCCTAAAACTTTTAAAGGATTATATCCAGGATGAAGAAGCGCTGCGAAAACATTTTCGCTTCTCTTAA
- a CDS encoding YhcH/YjgK/YiaL family protein, translating to MIIDRLENWGTYFSGAAWKCAFDFLTSLKADVEEKEYTLQGKDIFARVISYETRLPNIAMLEAHQKYIDIQTVLIGAEGIEWFPIDALQIKIPYNIEKDVEFYHRPRMCPARVDAYPGTFVVLFPKDAHIPQLVVGDSTKLVKKAVVKISGALVKP from the coding sequence ATGATTATTGACCGTTTGGAAAATTGGGGAACTTACTTTTCCGGAGCAGCCTGGAAGTGTGCCTTTGATTTCTTAACATCTCTCAAGGCCGATGTGGAAGAGAAGGAATATACACTACAAGGGAAGGATATTTTTGCGCGAGTCATAAGTTACGAGACACGTCTCCCTAACATAGCGATGCTGGAAGCACATCAAAAATATATAGATATACAGACTGTGCTTATAGGCGCTGAAGGTATCGAGTGGTTTCCAATCGATGCCCTTCAGATTAAGATACCATATAATATAGAAAAAGATGTAGAGTTCTACCATCGACCCCGAATGTGTCCGGCCCGTGTTGATGCATATCCCGGCACTTTCGTTGTTCTGTTTCCAAAGGATGCACACATACCACAACTGGTTGTAGGAGATTCTACAAAATTAGTAAAGAAAGCTGTAGTAAAAATAAGCGGAGCCCTGGTAAAACCTTAA
- a CDS encoding dodecin family protein — protein MAESVYKVIELIGTSTESWEKATAAAVETASKTIRDLRIAEISELDVQIEEGKIHAYRAKIKVSFKYHSNA, from the coding sequence ATGGCAGAGAGTGTTTATAAGGTAATAGAGCTAATTGGAACCAGCACTGAGTCATGGGAAAAGGCAACTGCAGCTGCTGTTGAAACAGCCTCAAAAACAATCCGGGATCTTCGTATTGCTGAAATAAGCGAACTGGATGTGCAAATTGAGGAAGGCAAGATACACGCTTACCGGGCGAAGATAAAAGTCTCATTCAAGTACCATAGCAATGCCTGA
- the budA gene encoding acetolactate decarboxylase translates to MKCVDRILLIVCLISPLYGYSCSKVKRDILFQTSTINALLEGIYDGDVTFEELRKCGDFGLGTVNGLDGELVVLDGKFYQVRSDGIVNPIDNSMKTPFAVVTFHEADKTVMVNKSLNLKQFESYLDSILPSQNIFYAIRIDGTFRYIKVRSVPRQERPYQRLVDVVKNQPTFEFHDIRGTIVAFWLPEYINGINVPGYHFHFLTEDRKSGGHLLSVITGDIRIQIDYTSEIHMVLPGSKEFSSVDLTKEKQKELESVEK, encoded by the coding sequence ATGAAATGTGTTGATCGTATACTGTTGATAGTATGCTTGATTAGCCCTTTGTATGGATACTCATGCAGTAAGGTAAAAAGAGATATCCTTTTTCAGACCTCTACCATCAATGCCCTTCTTGAGGGTATATATGATGGTGATGTGACCTTTGAAGAATTGAGGAAATGCGGTGATTTTGGTTTGGGAACGGTGAATGGACTTGATGGAGAACTGGTCGTATTGGATGGAAAATTTTATCAAGTAAGATCTGATGGGATAGTAAATCCTATAGATAATTCAATGAAGACACCTTTTGCCGTGGTTACTTTTCATGAGGCTGATAAGACTGTTATGGTGAATAAATCGTTGAATCTTAAGCAGTTTGAGAGTTATCTCGATAGTATCTTGCCTTCTCAAAATATCTTTTATGCAATCAGGATAGATGGCACATTTCGGTATATCAAGGTACGAAGTGTTCCAAGACAGGAGAGACCATATCAACGCCTTGTTGATGTTGTTAAAAATCAACCGACTTTTGAGTTTCATGATATAAGGGGCACCATAGTGGCATTTTGGCTGCCTGAGTATATAAACGGTATAAATGTCCCCGGATATCATTTTCACTTTCTTACCGAAGATAGAAAGTCTGGTGGACATCTCCTTTCTGTAATTACCGGCGATATAAGAATTCAGATCGATTATACCTCAGAAATACATATGGTTCTTCCAGGAAGCAAAGAATTTTCTTCTGTGGATTTAACAAAGGAAAAGCAGAAAGAATTGGAGAGCGTTGAAAAATAG
- a CDS encoding A/G-specific adenine glycosylase has translation MEKEKITKPKKQKNKRVKPGQVGQKKILTPDAIKKFQKVIYSYYQEYGRNLPWRITQDPYHILVSEIMLQQTQVQRVIGKYESFIQVFPNFYSLSQAPLKMVLKEWQGLGYNRRAIALKQIAQKVIQEFGGVLPSSVDALITFPGIGRATASAISAFAFHKPTVFIETNIRRVFIHSFFHDENNVKDAEIILLVEKTLDVSNPRNWYYALMDYGVMLKKDYENPNRRSAHYQKQSPFQGSNRQIRGMILKVLTRESYVSENEIVQKLQVCPEKLRDILFQLQKEGFIKRRWKKFTIA, from the coding sequence ATGGAAAAGGAAAAGATAACAAAACCGAAAAAACAGAAAAATAAAAGGGTAAAACCTGGACAGGTAGGGCAGAAAAAGATCCTGACTCCGGATGCAATAAAGAAATTTCAGAAAGTAATCTACAGTTATTACCAGGAATATGGCCGCAATCTTCCCTGGCGGATAACACAAGATCCATACCACATCCTCGTTTCAGAGATTATGCTTCAGCAAACTCAGGTACAGCGGGTTATAGGAAAATACGAATCATTTATTCAGGTATTTCCCAATTTTTACTCTCTCTCCCAGGCGCCATTGAAGATGGTACTGAAAGAATGGCAGGGATTGGGTTACAACCGCCGGGCAATAGCTTTGAAACAGATAGCTCAAAAAGTTATACAAGAGTTTGGTGGAGTTCTTCCTTCCTCCGTGGACGCATTAATAACTTTCCCCGGAATTGGCAGGGCAACCGCTTCTGCAATCTCTGCCTTTGCATTCCACAAACCTACCGTATTTATTGAGACGAATATACGGCGGGTATTTATCCATAGTTTTTTCCACGATGAGAATAATGTTAAGGATGCTGAAATTATTCTCCTGGTAGAAAAGACCCTTGATGTTTCCAATCCCCGTAATTGGTATTACGCCCTTATGGATTATGGGGTGATGCTTAAGAAAGACTATGAGAATCCGAATAGAAGAAGCGCTCATTACCAAAAGCAATCTCCATTTCAAGGCTCTAACAGGCAAATTCGGGGAATGATTCTTAAAGTGCTTACCCGTGAATCATATGTTTCCGAAAATGAGATTGTGCAAAAACTGCAGGTGTGTCCGGAAAAATTAAGGGATATTTTATTTCAGTTGCAAAAGGAGGGTTTTATCAAGAGAAGGTGGAAAAAATTTACTATAGCTTAA
- the sppA gene encoding signal peptide peptidase SppA — MRNIRGNFFRTIPICILGLFLLFSSGCTFLSVSLVPSVGPLQEKTVAGMGKDKILITDISGVISTDDEKSGLASLSEEPDILTRIKEELKMAAGDKHMKAVILRINSPGGSVTASDMIYHEIERFKEDTGMKVIACIMDLGASGGYYVAVSADKIVAHPTAVTGSIGVIMLNVSIEGLLQKIGVKDATIKTGEHKDMGSPLKTMTEEERKIFQGVLDTMYERFLAVIVKNRNKNGLDLKELKSLADGRIYTAQQALEHKLVDQIGYLDDAILLAKKEAELTEARVVIYHRPGAYKNNIYSKLAGPHAINLVNFDLRTFVKSGTPSFMYLWAP; from the coding sequence ATGAGAAATATAAGAGGTAATTTTTTTCGTACTATCCCTATCTGCATCCTTGGTCTTTTTCTCCTTTTTTCTTCAGGCTGTACCTTTCTCTCTGTTTCTTTGGTTCCCTCTGTTGGACCACTTCAGGAAAAAACGGTTGCCGGGATGGGAAAAGATAAGATTCTCATTACGGATATTTCTGGTGTTATTTCTACCGATGATGAGAAGAGCGGTCTTGCAAGTCTTTCTGAAGAACCTGATATCCTTACCCGTATCAAAGAAGAATTGAAAATGGCGGCAGGGGATAAACATATGAAGGCTGTTATTCTGCGTATCAATAGCCCTGGCGGGTCGGTTACTGCCTCTGATATGATCTATCATGAGATTGAAAGGTTTAAGGAAGATACTGGTATGAAGGTTATTGCCTGTATTATGGATTTAGGGGCATCGGGTGGTTACTATGTGGCCGTATCAGCAGACAAGATTGTAGCGCACCCTACTGCGGTTACGGGCAGTATCGGTGTTATTATGCTTAATGTTAGTATCGAGGGATTATTGCAGAAGATCGGTGTAAAAGATGCTACTATTAAAACTGGCGAGCATAAAGATATGGGATCACCGTTGAAAACGATGACAGAAGAGGAACGAAAGATATTCCAGGGTGTACTCGATACTATGTATGAAAGGTTTCTGGCAGTTATTGTAAAAAACAGAAATAAAAACGGATTAGACTTGAAAGAGCTAAAATCGCTTGCCGATGGCAGGATTTACACTGCCCAACAAGCATTGGAACACAAGCTTGTTGATCAGATTGGTTATTTAGATGATGCTATTTTACTGGCAAAGAAAGAAGCCGAACTAACAGAAGCACGGGTGGTTATATATCACAGGCCAGGGGCTTACAAAAATAACATTTATTCCAAACTAGCCGGTCCTCATGCCATTAATCTTGTTAATTTTGATTTAAGGACATTCGTCAAGTCAGGCACGCCTTCTTTTATGTACCTTTGGGCGCCGTAA